A stretch of the Epinephelus fuscoguttatus linkage group LG2, E.fuscoguttatus.final_Chr_v1 genome encodes the following:
- the LOC125879359 gene encoding mesoderm posterior protein 1-like, producing MDTSSVPLLNYGLQYQWCSDSDLSSISSSETLSPVPSMDSSLSPSYQQLPQSTPKAAKTGYSQTLKSSPCSHSGRGRKTGRATRMRSKQRESASEKEKLRMRDLTKALHHLRSYLPPSVAPAGQTLTKIETLRLTIRYISYLSAQLGLSEEVLFQRKEQGDTSASDMSSPDIL from the coding sequence ATGGATACCTCCTCAGTGCCTCTGCTCAACTACGGCCTGCAGTACCAGTGGTGTTCTGACTCGGATCTCTCCAGCATCTCCTCTTCAGAAACCCTCTCCCCTGTTCCCTCTATGGATTCCAGCCTCTCTCCTTCCTACCAGCAGCTGCCACAGTCCACTCCTAAAGCAGCCAAGACTGGATATTCCCAGACTCTCAAATCCTCACCCTGCTCCCATTCTGGACGTGGCCGGAAGACGGGCCGAGCCACCCGGATGCGCAGCAAGCAAAGGGAGAGTGCCAGCGAGAAGGAAAAGCTGAGGATGAGGGATCTGACCAAGGCTCTGCATCACCTCAGGTCCTACCTCCCACCCTCGGTGGCCCCTGCCGGACAGACCCTGACAAAGATAGAGACCCTCCGCCTTACCATCCGCTACATCTCCTACCTGTCGGCCCAGCTGGGCCTCAGCGAGGAGGTGCTGTTTCAGAGGAAGGAACAAGGAGACACCTCGGCCAGTGACATGTCCTCACCTGACATCCTC
- the mespaa gene encoding LOW QUALITY PROTEIN: mesoderm posterior aa (The sequence of the model RefSeq protein was modified relative to this genomic sequence to represent the inferred CDS: inserted 2 bases in 1 codon) has protein sequence MDVSYCSPLQLQDDSFLFDCKTLLDKSYDPLAYDPASDTGYFSAGSSLSPTSSVDSFCFSPTSLQAAGIEQNVLECFVFKSPAAPGLTHENQTLPCSKSSTAASTTKKSRSRYPGKKRQTASXREKLRMRDLTKALHHLRKYLPPSVAPAGQTLTKIETLRLTIRYISYLSAQLGLSEEVLEQRSSGFVEHPPTLSQFLGQPMASYSPQEPDCHTASTAQLSSLQPSYQVPSGVCSTSQQYWMPQQQLQNATFSGQC, from the exons ATGGATGTGTCCTACTGCTCTCCTCTCCAGCTCCAGGATGACTCtttcctgtttgactgcaaGACCCTGCTGGACAAGTCTTACGATCCTCTGGCCTATGATCCAGCCTCAGATACTGGTTACTTCAGTGCTGGCAGCAGCCTGTCTCCCACCTCTTCTGTGGACTCCTTCTGCTTCTCCCCCACCTCCCTCCAGGCTGCTGGAATTGAACAAAATGTTTTGGAGTGTTTTGTCTTCAAAAGCCCTGCAGCACCTGGTCTTACCCATGAGAATCAGACTCTGCCCTGCTCCAAATCCTCCACAGCTGCCTCCACCACAAAGAAATCCAGGTCCAGGTATCCGGGGAAGAAGCGCCAGACAGCCAG GAGAGAGAAGCTGAGGATGAGGGATCTGACCAAGGCCCTGCATCACCTCAGGAAATACCTGCCGCCCTCAGTGGCACCAGCCGGACAGACCCTGACCAAGATCGAGACGCTGCGCCTCACCATCCGCTACATCTCCTACCTGTCCGCTCAGCTGGGCCTCAGCGAGGAGGTGCTGGAGCAGAGATCCTCAGGCTTTGTGGAGCATCCCCCAACCCTTAGCCAGTTCCTGGGTCAGCCAATGGCCAGCTACAGCCCACAGGAACCAGACTGTCACACAGCGAGCACAGCCCAGCTGTCCTCTCTGCAGCCCTCGTATCAG GTTCCTAGCGGAGTTTGCTCCACCAGTCAGCAATACTGGATGCCACAGCAACAACTTCAAAACGCCACCTTCTCTGGACAGTGCTGA
- the LOC125881645 gene encoding aminopeptidase Ey-like encodes MGKGLFISKAVALTCLVAAIAAVTTTTALSVVYTQEEAENEVPTPPSNPKEPWQKYRLPDSLSPVSYNITLWPRLEPNADGLYIFTGNSTVIFRCVKETDLILIHSNKLNLTSFGGYLAQLRGLDGATAPCLKTTWLEIPTKYLVIQLNSPLQAGSTYELFTEFVGELADQLGGFYRSEYMEDGVKKVVATTQMQATQARKAFPCFDEPAMKAVFHMTLIHPHDTVALSNGMNYEPVNAPVDGYIQTSFEPTPIMSTYLLAFIVSDFAFNTSTPDAEVLIRIWARRKAIEEGQGNYALEKTGPILAFFQKYYNSSYPLSKSDQIALPDFSAGAMENWGLITYRETALLYNQGVSSITDKEWVAKTISHELAHMWFGNLVTTRWWNDLWLNEGFATYVSYLGANYAEPLWKMTDLIVLNEIIGVMGVDALASSHPLSSKEEDVLTPDDIGELFDSITYSKGAAVLRMLSEFITETVFSKGLSTYLAEFKYQNAVYTDLWKHLQMAVDETGIDLPHSLDDIMNRWILQMGFPVVTIDTQTGKITQKHFLLDPDSEVDKPSPYNYEWIVPITWIKSGGAEEMFWLLDKEATNTNMTLGANEWLVANINMRGFYRVNYDSKNWERLLAKLSSEHQDIPVINRVQIIDDAFNLARAKMVNTTLALTTTKFLNKEVEYMPWETARRNLNYFSQMFDRSEVYGPMQAYLKKQVTPLFNYFKELTLNWTKIPEKHTDQYSQINAISLACKTGVEGCKELTTGWFREWMKDPAINNINPNLKYTVYCSAIAAGGVDEWDFAWSMYKNATIASEAGKLMSALSCTKQPWLLNRYLEYCLDPEMIRKQDVTSTISSIASNPIGQPLAWDFVRAKWDYIYNDYGGDSFPFHKLINGVTQRFSSESEYNQLLQFKEDNAGQLGSAAASLDQALERTKANINWVAMNKEQVLNWFTSEASSPE; translated from the exons ATGGGGAAGGGCCTCTTCATCAGCAAAGCTGTAGCTTTAACCTGTTTGGTTGCAGCCATCGCTGCTGTGACCACCACCACAGCCTTGTCTGTGGTTTACACtcaggaggaggcagagaatGAAGTGCCCACCCCACCATCCAACCCAAAGGAGCCCTGGCAGAAATACAGACTTCCAGATTCCCTGTCTCCTGTCTCCTACAATATCACCCTGTGGCCCCGGCTGGAGCCCAACGCAGACGGCCTGTACATCTTCACTGGAAACTCCACAGTGATCTTCAGATGTGTGAAGGAGACTGATCTCATCCTCATCCACTCTAACAAGCTGAACCTCACCAGCTTCGGGGGATACCTGGCCCAGCTGAGGGGCCTAGATGGAGCCACTGCGCCCTGCCTGAAAACCACCTGGCTGGAGATTCCCACCAAGTACCTGGTGATCCAACTCAACAGCCCACTGCAGGCCGGCAGCACGTACGAGCTTTTCACTGAGTTTGTTGGAGAGCTGGCTGACCAACTGGGAGGATTTTACAGGAGTGAATACATGGAAGATGGGGTGAAAAA AGTTGTGGCCACGACTCAGATGCAGGCAACGCAAGCCAGGAAAGCCTTCCCCTGCTTCGATGAGCCCGCTATGAAAGCTGTCTTTCACATGACTCTCATTCACCCCCATGACACTGTGGCTCTGTCCAATGGCATGAACTACG AGCCTGTTAACGCTCCTGTGGACGGATACATTCAGACAAGCTTTGAACCCACCCCGATTATGTCAACCTACTTGCTGGCTTTTATTGTGTCTGATTTTGCATTCAATACATCGACTCCTGATGCAGAAGTTTTG ATCAGGATCTGGGCTCGCAGGAAGGCTATAGAGGAGGGCCAAGGAAACTATGCCCTAGAGAAGACTGGGCCCATACTGGCATTCTTTCAGAAGTACTACAACTCTTCTTACCCTCTGAGCAAGTCAG ACCAGATCGCACTTCCTGACTTCAGTGCTGGAGCAATGGAGAACTGGGGCCTGATCACCTACAGAGAAACTGCCCTCCTATACAATCAAGGCGTGTCATCCATTACAGACAAGGAGTGGGTGGCAAAAACCATCTCGCATGAGCTCGCTCATATG TGGTTTGGAAACTTGGTGACCACGAGGTGGTGGAATGACCTGTGGCTCAATGAGGGCTTTGCCACATACGTCTCTTATCTTGGAGCCAACTATGCTGAACCACTGTGGAAAATG ACAGATTTAATAGTTCTGAATGAGATTATTGGTGTGATGGGTGTGGATGCCTTGGCCTCCTCCCACCCCCTCTCCTCCAAAGAGGAGGACGTCCTAACGCCAGACGACATCGGTGAACTGTTTGACTCCATCACATACAGCAAG GGAGCTGCAGTCCTCAGGATGCTCTCAGAGTTTATCACTGAGACTGTCTTTTCCAAAGGACTTAGT ACGTACTTAGCGGAGTTCAAGTACCAGAACGCAGTCTACACAGACCTCTGGAAGCACCTGCAAATG GCAGTGGATGAAACAGGTATAGATCTGCCCCACTCTTTGGACGATATCATGAACCGCTGGATCCTACAGATGGGTTTCCCAGTGGTCACCATTGACACCCAGACCGGAAAAATTACCCAGAAACACTTCCTATTGGACCCAGACTCTGAAGTTGACAAACCCTCACCATACAA TTATGAGTGGATTGTCCCCATTACATGGATTAAGTCTGGCGGAGCTGaagagatgttttggcttcttGACAAAGAAG caacaaacacaaatatgacTCTTGGTGCTAATGAGTGGTTGGTGGCCAACATAAATATGAGGGGCTTCTACAGAGTCAACTATGACTCTAAAAACTGGGAGCGTCTCCTCGCCAAGCTGAGCTCCGAACATCAG GATATTCCAGTGATCAACCGAGTTCAAATTATCGATGATGCCTTTAACCTTGCAag GGCAAAGATGGTGAACACAACTCTGGCTCTGACAACTACCAAGTTCCTAAATAAAGAGGTCGAATACATGCCCTGGGAGACAGCCCGCCGCAACTTGAACTACTTCTCCCAGATGTTTGACCGCAGTGAAGTGTATGGACCCATGCAG GCTTACCTAAAGAAACAGGTCACCCCTCTGTTTAACTACTTCAAAGAGCTCACTCTCAACTGGACAAAGATCCCAGAAAAGCACACTGACCA GTACAGCCAGATAAATGCTATCTCCTTGGCCTGCAAAACTGGTGTGGAAGGTTGTAAGGAGCTGACCACTGGCTGGTTCAGAGAGTGGATGAAAGACCCAGCTATCAACAA CATTAATCCCAACTTGAAGTACACAGTGTACTGCAGTGCGATTGCAGCAGGAGGAGTGGATGAGTGGGACTTTGCTTGGTCCATGTACAAGAACGCCACCATCGCTTCAGAGGCTGGTAAACTCATGTCCGCTCTGTCCTGCACCAAACAGCCCTGGCTGCTGAACAG gtatCTTGAGTATTGTCTGGACCCAGAGATGATCCGTAAACAAGATGTCACCTCCACCATAAGTTCCATTGCTAGTAACCCCATTGGTCAACCTCTGGCATGGGACTTTGTCAGAGCCAAATGGGACTATATATACAATGA CTATGGTGGTGACTCATTTCCCTTTCACAAACTAATTAATGGAGTGACCCAACGATTCTCCTCTGAGTCTGAATACAATCAG TTGCTGCAGttcaaagaagacaatgcaggGCAGCTGGGCTCAGCCGCTGCGTCTCTTGATCAGGCACTGGAGAGAACCAAGGCCAACATAAACTGGGTGGCCATGAACAAGGAACAGGTGCTCAACTGGTTCACCAGCGAAGCTTCCTCTCCAGAGTGA